A single genomic interval of Candidatus Cloacimonadota bacterium harbors:
- the malQ gene encoding 4-alpha-glucanotransferase, with amino-acid sequence MRGCDIRLNSLTGIKLLIHYVQKIKTGKYMTFKRSAGILLHPSSLTGKFGMGNIGKEAFDFIDFLAKAKQTIWQILPLNFPGYGNSPYNPISAFANNPLLIDLTRLIDQGLISNLDLENSPKFLDSKVEFHKVEKFKIKILKSAFEILKNKNNVRLYRSFKKFCFKNQQWLNDFALFASLREHHQGKSWNTWEKNIRNRKSTAIKIWEEQLSDQIEFQKFLQYIFAKQWRELKLYANEKRVKIVGDIPIYVAYDSADVWANQDLFKLNKDGNPTVVAGVPPDYFSPTGQLWGNPIYNWVKMQHDDFQWWQDRIANLLENVDYVRIDHFIGFVRNWQVAYGKNTAEQGEWLDVPGEKLLSTLKNKFGELPIIAEDLGALTKEVIALRDQFGFPGMLPLQFAFGDNFVPLNEFPQNKIIYSGTHDNDTTLGWFRAVQNHEPKIYQKLQEVLNSNEKNICRDMIEFAYSSPCIWAITSMQDVLALGTKARMNTPGTVGGNWEWRLSKNMLTDKIANRLAKLTNKYNRFPPEN; translated from the coding sequence ATGAGGGGATGCGATATTAGGCTGAATTCATTGACAGGCATAAAATTATTGATACATTATGTCCAAAAAATTAAGACAGGAAAGTATATGACATTTAAAAGATCAGCTGGAATTCTTCTTCACCCAAGCTCACTGACGGGAAAGTTTGGCATGGGAAATATCGGGAAAGAGGCATTCGATTTTATAGATTTTCTCGCAAAAGCAAAACAAACAATTTGGCAAATACTGCCGCTGAATTTCCCCGGATATGGAAATTCTCCCTACAATCCAATTTCTGCTTTTGCAAATAATCCTCTTCTGATAGACCTGACAAGACTGATTGACCAAGGATTAATTTCAAATTTAGACCTTGAAAATTCACCAAAATTTTTGGATAGCAAGGTTGAATTTCATAAAGTCGAAAAATTTAAAATTAAGATTCTTAAATCAGCCTTCGAAATTTTAAAAAACAAGAATAATGTAAGATTGTATAGATCGTTTAAAAAATTTTGTTTTAAGAATCAGCAATGGTTAAACGATTTTGCATTGTTTGCTTCTCTTCGAGAACATCATCAGGGAAAATCGTGGAACACTTGGGAAAAGAATATCCGAAACCGAAAATCCACAGCAATAAAAATATGGGAAGAACAATTATCCGATCAGATTGAATTTCAGAAATTTCTTCAGTATATTTTCGCAAAACAATGGCGTGAACTGAAACTCTATGCCAATGAAAAAAGAGTGAAAATTGTCGGTGATATTCCCATTTATGTTGCTTATGATAGTGCAGATGTTTGGGCAAATCAGGATTTGTTCAAATTGAATAAGGATGGGAATCCAACCGTGGTAGCTGGCGTTCCCCCTGATTATTTTTCTCCAACCGGACAGCTTTGGGGAAATCCCATTTACAATTGGGTTAAAATGCAGCACGATGACTTTCAATGGTGGCAGGATAGAATTGCTAATTTATTAGAAAATGTTGATTATGTGCGTATTGATCACTTCATCGGTTTTGTTCGTAACTGGCAGGTGGCTTATGGCAAGAATACTGCTGAGCAAGGAGAATGGTTAGATGTTCCCGGTGAAAAATTATTGTCAACTTTAAAAAATAAATTCGGAGAACTGCCAATTATTGCAGAAGATTTGGGAGCATTAACAAAAGAAGTAATTGCTTTGCGAGATCAATTCGGATTTCCCGGGATGTTGCCACTTCAATTTGCTTTTGGTGATAATTTTGTTCCCCTAAATGAATTTCCCCAAAATAAAATAATTTATTCCGGAACACATGACAATGATACAACTCTCGGCTGGTTTAGAGCGGTACAAAATCACGAACCCAAAATTTATCAGAAACTTCAGGAAGTTTTAAATTCCAACGAAAAAAATATCTGCCGTGATATGATAGAATTTGCTTATTCCAGCCCTTGTATATGGGCTATAACATCTATGCAAGATGTTTTGGCTTTGGGAACGAAAGCAAGAATGAACACCCCGGGGACAGTTGGTGGGAATTGGGAATGGAGATTAAGTAAAAATATGTTAACCGATAAAATTGCAAACAGATTGGCAAAATTAACGAATAAATATAATCGCTTCCCTCCCGAAAATTAG
- a CDS encoding 5'-nucleotidase C-terminal domain-containing protein: MIKKIILKKLGWILLICFLLVGCSGKIEFENGKIKGVNTINELDKVSAFNFTIMSDNKGDSPESSKAFANMVTRIENNETEFVIGLGDHVKKGWENSFLPFLQKNVWWRNHFYPNIADGENEFYGENQGDWGSGKEFFKEINFASYPDVEIRENGCEYYAKIKVKDYTIHLIQLHYSDSPREDSLAFVTNSKQYLTEILDSIQKGKKDIVIAAAHSRTGFWIDQLDQEQKEIVMKKCDLVLSATTHFFERKIIEEFGNKGPLIINTGSITYPSKYCPFGYVQINVIKNPFSLVVQYIDAGRNEPEMQFANYAFIKIINGEILETDFRQMRPEENAERVIGHIPQEITKETMGKIAEEIYLSATDADIAYVRVNSGLEKGDLKFATLWNVFPYNNEIYVLKLTPKQVEDVFEYKISKEKSNEIQIAINNYNGEYVIDLLKLDEDKFYKTGKWEVPLLQKWVEKDE; this comes from the coding sequence CATAAATGAGTTGGATAAGGTTTCTGCTTTTAATTTTACGATAATGAGCGATAATAAAGGTGATTCTCCAGAAAGCAGTAAAGCGTTTGCAAATATGGTAACCCGGATAGAAAATAATGAAACAGAATTTGTGATCGGTCTCGGTGATCATGTAAAAAAAGGATGGGAAAACAGTTTTCTGCCCTTTTTACAAAAAAATGTGTGGTGGCGGAATCATTTTTATCCGAATATTGCAGACGGTGAGAATGAATTTTACGGTGAAAATCAGGGAGATTGGGGAAGCGGGAAAGAATTCTTCAAGGAAATAAATTTTGCTTCTTACCCAGATGTAGAAATACGAGAAAACGGCTGTGAATACTACGCAAAAATCAAAGTGAAGGATTACACAATCCACCTAATTCAATTGCATTATTCAGATAGTCCGCGCGAAGATTCACTTGCATTTGTAACGAATTCAAAGCAATACCTAACAGAAATATTAGACTCTATCCAAAAAGGTAAAAAGGATATCGTAATCGCTGCAGCTCATTCACGAACAGGTTTTTGGATTGATCAACTTGACCAAGAACAGAAAGAAATTGTTATGAAAAAATGTGATCTGGTACTTTCAGCAACAACACATTTTTTCGAGCGAAAAATCATAGAAGAATTTGGTAACAAAGGTCCCCTGATTATAAATACCGGTTCAATCACTTACCCGTCAAAATATTGCCCTTTCGGTTATGTTCAAATAAATGTGATTAAAAATCCCTTTAGTTTGGTTGTCCAATATATTGATGCCGGACGTAACGAACCGGAGATGCAGTTTGCAAATTATGCTTTTATTAAAATTATTAATGGGGAAATCTTGGAAACAGATTTTCGTCAAATGCGACCGGAGGAGAATGCTGAGCGAGTGATCGGACATATTCCGCAAGAGATTACTAAAGAAACAATGGGAAAAATCGCAGAAGAAATTTATCTATCTGCAACTGATGCCGACATAGCTTATGTCCGAGTTAATTCAGGTTTGGAAAAAGGTGATTTGAAATTTGCAACACTTTGGAATGTATTTCCATATAATAATGAAATATATGTTTTAAAACTCACACCTAAGCAAGTTGAAGATGTTTTTGAGTATAAAATTTCTAAAGAAAAATCAAATGAAATTCAAATTGCAATTAATAACTATAATGGTGAATATGTGATTGATTTGTTGAAATTGGACGAGGACAAATTCTATAAAACAGGGAAATGGGAAGTACCATTACTCCAAAAATGGGTGGAAAAGGATGAGTAG